In Ptychodera flava strain L36383 unplaced genomic scaffold, AS_Pfla_20210202 Scaffold_54__1_contigs__length_889265_pilon, whole genome shotgun sequence, one genomic interval encodes:
- the LOC139128449 gene encoding uncharacterized protein KIAA1958-like: MAQADEIMQYLQEIPAENLNSILFGDIDDGSETTNTCASAKGNEDMDSVNNFIKSQRKVSTVRTTERDVNKVRRFIETRYDDHIELSDIPATALNEYLAAFFINMKKADGSDYEPDSISAVNHSIERYFSEKRYGVILNDKQFDLANEALKAKWMQLKKLGMGGKPQASEAISPEEGNAMWKSGVLGKKDGETIIFTLWYSLRRTLDSVVATNIKN; encoded by the coding sequence ATGGCACAAGCTGATGAAATAATGCAGTATTTGCAGGAAATTCCCGCAGAAAATCTAAACAGTATCTTGTTCGGTGATATCGATGATGGCTCTGAAACGACAAACACTTGCGCATCCGCCAAAGGAAACGAAGACATGGATTCCGTGAACAATTTCATAAAATCTCAGCGAAAGGTCAGTACCGTACGAACGACCGAGAGAGATGTAAACAAAGTACGACGATTTATCGAGACTCGGTATGATGACCATATTGAGCTGTCTGACATTCCAGCGACTGCCCTGAATGAATACCTAGCAGCGTTTTTCATCAATATGAAGAAAGCCGATGGGAGCGACTACGAGCCTGATTCGATCTCGGCCGTGAATCACAGCATTGAGAGGTATTTTTCGGAAAAGCGATACGGCGTTATTCTAAATGATAAGCAATTCGACCTAGCTAACGAAGCACTGAAGGCAAAGTGGATGCAACTCAAGAAGCTTGGGATGGGCGGAAAGCCTCAAGCATCTGAGGCAATTTCTCCCGAGGAAGGAAACGCTATGTGGAAGTCTGGCGTTCTTGGAAAGAAGGACGGTGAAACTATCATCTTCACGCTGTGGTATTCTTTACGAAGAACTTTGGACTCCGTGGTCGCGACGAACATAAAAAACTGA
- the LOC139128461 gene encoding V(D)J recombination-activating protein 1-like: protein MTSAFQHREYLKRVCRVCGRTLKTTSYSSSGHYRQGEVCIPYSELLEECFKVNVRNDDPFVHPPRFGSCCRRVLLKYSVAQNLGKHYYTHISVCNWKHHCKYENQSCPLCKRFSQNGSGRPKKLKRGRFKLNTNEKNETDKSPVADNFAHIPNDHCYTTPASCKFAQSVQSDQKTETYEFCTEENIQTVPMTSRFPTDLCVTEPHPEFICRMCLGVLDTPLLTPCTHTFCAGCIKNWLSLCHFCPLCKQPMASSDLKEPYRGFVEILNDTRMKCNCPEAVSSKKGVKLSNWLQHTLNCGKDFEIDEWLEKVLSLWNEISLTQVDSHLNSTEHLPETDKSNLTTSHGHPDIAAGSTVGRPKTSLLCLQQQGQNLRLKNIKKQIDVFAREKGEDLRVVYFGLLQNYLRANKQGSLAEQVKLLYNGESCQMSPQECLALRVNTFTSCNQYKKIYSATNELSGVKIFQPLINVVKAEESFLPGSVKFYFNPSLKTVSPIWQGTEHVDALSGLSRDIPLLESPDVYGARYRYDKAVAMALKDIDNEISEGLSKLEGVDTNQLVLTATVKDGSDGLGDVKEVRSQGLVVPNKALRFSFVILEVTVNVDGKIITVFEEGSPNSELCTRPLLVALADENDRKGLCMTHIPIMIEREEMEKSTLFVEIEEGKQRIYKVVFKGTMYDEKLQRSGEGMLAAGSSWFCTLCEKGRLDPISSVLPITRTHENNMALYSKYVENANHMKQADLVKEVKGIVRKPFIMSEPCVDATHAEIHWGEKNYDMYVREISGIMCWGKPSNDDDAKKVKSTKRMLDTELQLQCGLKREHGFMVDGNYARDLVKSETVDVVCSLIQSEARKSVVREYVSYYRELRSIYRKHNADLDDAVKFKTIAANFYKLLHEKFPYLHPLSNYQHKVLDHIPQLIEQYGSVGKFASEGNEKGNKLFRRFRKFNARKSQIHEMPDILKFHWLYTMKSLQTMVNWEKTRSLVCSKCGCAGHNQRT from the coding sequence ATGACATCAGCTTTTCAACACAGAGAGTACCTTAAGAGGGTGTGTCGTGTATGTGGTAGAACCCTGAAGACCACATCTTACAGCAGCTCAGGACATTACAGACAGGGAGAAGTGTGCATCCCATACAGTGAACTTTTAGAAGAATGCTTTAAAGTAAATGTTCGAAATGATGACCCTTTTGTACATCCGCCTAGATTTGGTTCATGTTGCCGTAGAGTTCTTTTAAAGTATTCTGTTGCACAGAACCTGGGTAAACATTACTATACCCATATCAGTGTTTGTAACTGGAAACATCATTGTAAGTATGAAAACCAAAGTTGTCCTCTTTGCAAacgtttttctcaaaatggttCTGGTAGACCTAAAAAACTTAAAAGGGGTCGCTTTAAAttaaatacaaatgaaaaaaatgaaactgacaaGAGTCCTGTTGCAGACAATTTTGCTCATATACCAAATGACCACTGTTATACCACCCCAGCTTCCTGTAAGTTTGCCCAGTCTGTGCAATCAGACCAAAAGACAGAGACATATGAATTCTGTACAGAGGAAAATATTCAGACTGTACCCATGACAAGTCGATTTCCAACAGATTTATGTGTAACTGAACCACatccagaattcatttgtagaATGTGTTTAGGAGTCCTAGACACACCACTTCTAACACCGTGTACTCACACTTTCTGTGCAGGCTGCATTAAGAACTGGTTAAGTCTGTGTCATTTTTGTCCTCTCTGTAAACAACCTATGGCGTCATCAGATTTAAAAGAACCATATAGAGGATTTGTAGAAATTCTTAATGATACTAGAATGAAATGTAATTGTCCAGAAGCAGTTTCAAGCAAAAAAGGTGTCAAGCTTAGTAATTGGCTTCAGCACACTTTAAATTGTGGAAAGGATTTTGAAATTGATGAATGGTTAGAAAAAGTTTTGTCATTGTGGAACGAAATTTCTCTCACTCAAGTTGATTCACATTTAAATAGTACTGAACATTTGCCTGAGACAGATAAGTCAAATCTGACAACAAGCCATGGCCATCCAGACATTGCTGCAGGTAGCACTGTTGGAAGACCTAAAACTTCACTGTTGTGTCTCCAACAACAAGGACAAAATTTAagattgaaaaatatcaaaaaacaaatagaCGTGTTTGCCAGAGAGAAAGGGGAAGATCTCAGGGTAGTATATTTTGGCCTTTTGCAAAACTATCTGAGAGCCAACAAGCAAGGTAGTTTAGCTGAACAAGTGAAGTTGCTATATAATGGGGAATCTTGTCAAATGTCACCTCAGGAATGTCTAGCCTTGCGTGTAAATACTTTTACCAGTTGTAATCAGTACAAGAAAATTTACTCAGCTACAAATGAGCTTAGTGGAGTTAAAATCTTCCAACCTCTCATCAATGTTGTGAAAGCCGAAGAAAGTTTTCTACCAGGGTCTGTAAAGTTCTACTTTAACCCATCTTTGAAAACTGTTTCTCCCATTTGGCAAGGTACAGAGCATGTTGATGCTCTGTCAGGACTCAGTCGCGATATACCACTTCTAGAATCACCTGATGTTTATGGGGCAAGGTATAGATATGACAAAGCAGTTGCTATggctttgaaagatattgatAATGAAATCTCAGAAGGCCTCAGTAAATTAGAAGGGGTGGATACAAATCAACTTGTTCTAACAGCCACTGTCAAAGATGGCAGTGATGGTCTTGGAGATGTGAAAGAAGTCAGATCTCAGGGGCTTGTCGTTCCAAACAAGGCCTTGCggttttcatttgtaattttagaaGTCACTGTCAATGTAGATGGCAAGATTATTACTGTATTTGAAGAAGGTTCTCCCAACTCAGAATTATGCACACGCCCTCTCTTGGTAGCTCTGGCAgatgaaaatgacagaaaaggGTTATGCATGACACATATACCAATAATGATAGAGAGAGAGGAGATGGAGAAAAGTACCTTGTTTGTAGAAATTGAAGAGGGAAAACAAAGAATCTACAAAGTTGTATTTAAAGGGACTATGTATGATGAAAAATTGCAGAGAAGTGGTGAGGGAATGTTAGCGGCAGGGTCATCTTGGTTTTGTACACTTTGTGAGAAAGGAAGACTCGATCCCATATCATCAGTCTTGCCAATAACAAGAacacatgaaaacaatatggcTTTGTATTCAAAGTATGTTGAAAATGCAAATCATATGAAGCAGGCAGATCTAGTGAAAGAAGTCAAAGGCATTGTTAGAAAACCATTTATAATGTCAGAGCCTTGTGTTGATGCCACGCATGCTGAAATTCACTGGGGAGAGAAAAACTATGATATGTATGTACGTGAAATATCAGGGATAATGTGTTGGGGGAAGCCAtccaatgatgatgatgcaaaaaaagtgaaatcaacaaaaagaaTGTTGGATACCGAATTACAGCTGCAATGTGGCTTAAAGAGAGAGCATGGCTTTATGGTTGATGGAAATTATGCACGTGATTTGGTCAAATCAGAAACAGTTGATGTGGTTTGCTCTTTAATTCAGAGTGAAGCAAGAAAATCTGTTGTTCGTGAATATGTTTCCTACTATCGAGAATTGCGATCAATATACAGGAAACACAATGCTGACTTAGATGATGCCGTGAAATTTAAAACCATAGCtgcaaatttttacaaattgcTACATGAGAAATTTCCTTATTTGCATCCACTCTCTAACTATCAACACAAGGTATTAGATCACATTCCACAGTTGATCGAGCAATATGGCTCTGTTGGTAAATTTGCCTCTGAAGGCAATGAAAAAGGCAATAAACTTTTCAGAAGATTTCGTAAATTTAATGCACGTAAGtctcaaattcatgaaatgccagacattctgaaatttcattggctatatACAATGAAAAGTCTTCAGACTATGGTAAACTGGGAAAAAACTAGATCACTAGTCTGTAGCAAATGTGGTTGTGCTGGTCACAATCAAAGGACATGA